AAATATGAATAAGGAGGTGATAATTGATGGAGAATTTTGTCTTTCACAATCCAACAAAGATCATCTTCGGAAGGGGAACGATACCAAAGATAGGTGAGGAGATAAAGAATGCCGGAATAAAGAAAGTGCTCTTTCTCTACGGTGGAGGATCCATAAAAAGGAATGGGGTTTACGATCAGGTGGTCGAATCTCTGAGAAAGCATGGAATAGAGTGGGTGGAGGTCTCCGGTGTCAAGCCGAATCCTGTTCTTTCCAAAGTTCATGAGGCGATAGAGGTTGGAAGAAGAGAGAAGGTAGAGGCTGTGCTCGGTGTTGGCGGCGGAAGTGTGATAGATTCGGCGAAAACGGTGGCAGCTGGTATTCTGTACGAGGGTGACATCTGGGATGCCTTCGTTGGGAAATACGTGATAAAAGAGGCTCTTCCTGTCTTCGATGTGTTGACGATCTCTGCTACAGGAACAGAGATGAACGGAAACGCTGTCATAACGAATGAAAAAACGAAAGAAAAATATGGTGTGAGTTCGAGGGCCCTCTATCCCAGAGTTTCGATCATCGATCCTTCCGTTCAGGCCACACTTCCAAAAGAGCAAACGGTGTACGGAGCGGTGGATGCCATCGCTCACATCCTCGAGTACTACTTCGATGGAAGCAGCCCGGAGATCTCAAACGAGATAGCAGAAGGCACTATCAGAACCATCATGAAGATGACAGAAAGGCTCCTTGAAAAACCGGATGATTACGAAGCAAGGGCCAATCTTGCCTGGAGTGCGACCATAGCCCTGAACGGAACGATGGCCGTTGGAAGAAGAGGCGGAGAATGGGCTTGTCATAGAATAGAGCATTCTCTGAGTGCCCTTTACGACATCGCTCACGGTGCGGGTCTGGCAATCGTCTTTCCTGCATGGATGAGGTACGTGTACAGAGAAAATCCTGCGCAGTTTGAAAGGTTTGCGAGGAAAATATTCAACCTCGAAGGAGAGGGTGAGGATCTCATCCTGAGGGGCATAGATTCGTTCAAGAACTGGCTCAGGAAGGTGGGAGCTCCTGTAACTCTCAAAGATGCTGGTATTCCGGAGAAAGACATCGAAAAGATCGTAGACAACGTGATGCTCCTTGTGGAGAAAAATCTGAAACCAAAGGGAGCCACATTGGGTAGGGTGAAGGTTCTGGAGAGAGAAGACGTTCAAGAGATATTGAAAATAGCCGCAAAATGAAATAAAATATCTTGATGATATAATAGGTACGATGCGGAGGCGTGTCCGAACTGGCTAAGGAGCCGGTCTCGAAAACCGGTGGGCCGCAAGGCCCTTGTGGGTTCGAGTCCCACCGCCTCCGCCATTTTTTGTATAATGAAAGCCAGGGGGTATGAGAAATGGATGTCGAAACCGTTGAAAAGGAAGCGATCGAGAAGCTGGAAAGGGTGTCAAACGTTCAGGAACTGGAACTGTTCAGGGTGGAATTTTTTGGGAAAAAGGGAAAGATCACCAGTTTGATGAAAAATCTCAAGAATCTCCCACCTGAAGAAAGGCCCGCCTATGGAAAGAGAGTGAACGAACTCAGAGAAAAGGTAGAAAGGCTTTTCTCCGAAAAGAAGAAACAAATAGAGGAACTTCTTGAAAGAGAAAGAATGGAGAAGATGCGAGTGGACGTTACACTGCCGGGAGCCAGAAGGAAAGTGGGACACTCTCACCCTGTGTTGAAAGTGATGGAAGAGATAGAGAGGATCTTCGTTTCCATGGGATTTGATGTGGTGGAAGGGCCTGAAATAGAAACAACCTGGCACAATTTCGATGCTTTGAACACTCCAGAGTGGCATCCAGCCCGTGACGAACACGATTCGTTCTATATCACAGATGAGCTTCTTCTGCGCACCCATACCTCCCCCGTTCAGATAAGAACCATGCTGGAAAGAAAGCCTCCGATTGCCATCATATCACCTGGAAAGGTTTACAGACGAGATTATGATGCAACACACCTTCCCATGTTCCACCAGGTTGAAGGATTGCATGTCGATAAGGATCTCAGCGTGGCACACTTGAAATTCACCCTCGAGGAGTTTGCCAGGAGGATGTTTGGAGAAAACGCCAGGATTCGTCTTCGACCAAGCTACTTTCCCTTCACAGAGCCGAGTTTTGAAGTGGATGTGTATCTATCCGGTTATGGATGGCTCGAGATACTCGGTGCAGGAATGGTGGATCCAAACGTGTTTTTGAACGTAGGATACGATCCAGAGGAATGGACGGGATATGCGTTTGGAATGGGTGTTGAAAGGATCGCCATGTTGAAATACGGCATCACTGATATCAGAGAATTTGTGAGAAACGATGTAAGGTTCCTCAGTAGCTACTAACGGGGGTGTGACGAGTGCGGGTACCAGAGTCGTGGCTCAGAGAATTCATAGATCTGGACTGGGACATAGAGAAAATAGCAGAAAGGCTTACTTTCTCAGGAACGAGTGTGGAAGACATTCTGAGACCCTTCAACGTGTCCGGTGAAATCGTTACAGCCAGGATAGTTGAAACTTTCCATCATCCTGGATCTGACAAACTCCTAGTGTGCAAAGTGGATACTGGGAAGAGGGTATACACGGTTGTTACAGCCGACAAAACGGTGAAGGAAAAAGATCATGTAATACTTGCTCTCGAAGGAGCCGTGCTGAACAATGGTATCAAGATAGAACCACGCGAGTTTGGAGGAGTTATCTCAGAAGGTATGCTGTGTTCCCTCGAGGAGTTGGGTTTGGAAGAAAAATCCGACCGTGTGTATCGATTCCCTGAACCAGTAGCTCCTGGTGTGAATGTGATAAAAGAGTTTGGCTTGGACGAGAGGGTACTCGATCTTGAGATCACACCGAACAGGCCAGATTGTCTTTCCATCTTGGGGGTGGCAAGAGAACTTTCCGCTTTGAGTGGGAAACCTCTGAAGAAACCTTCTCCCAGGGTTTCGTTTGTGGATGAAGAAATTCATTTCGATGTGATCGTGGAGGATGTTGATGGTTGTCCGAGATACACCGCCCGCATAGTGAAAGGGGTTACCGTGAAGGACTCCCCGCTTTGGTTGAAAGCAAGACTCGTTGCCTCAGGAATGAGATCACTGAACAGCGTAGTCGATGTAACTAACTACGTGATGCTCGAACTTGGACATCCTGTTCACGCGTTCGACATGAACAGGCTCAAAAACAAGAGGATAGTCGTGAAGACCGCGAAGGGTGGAGAAAGAGTTGTTCTGCTCGACGAGAAGGAGTACGAGTTGAAAGGTGGAGAGGTTCTGATAACCGATGGGGAAAACATCCTAGCTCTCGGTGGTATCATGGGTGGAATGGAATCCGGTGTGTATGAAGACACAAGGGATCTGGTGCTCGAAGTGGCTTACTTCGATCCAGTCAGAATAAGAAAGGCGTCCAAGGCACATGGAATCAGTTCTGAGTCTTCTTACAGGTTCGAGCGTGGTGTCGATCCCAACGATGCAGACCTGGTATCTTTGAGACTTTCAGAGATGATCCAGAAACTCGCTGGGGGTGTTGTACTTAGAAAATTCTGGGATGTGTATCCGAAGAAGATAGAACCAAAGAGGGTGTTTCTCAGAAAAGAGAGAGTCGAAAAGATTTTGGGGACAAAGGTCGAAGAGCCTGGCAGAATACTCGAGCGTCTGGAGTTTCAGGTGAAAAGTGTGGAGGATGGGTACGAAGTCGTGGTTCCTACTTTCAGGCCGGACGTAGAAAGAGAGATAGACCTGATCGAGGAAATAGGGAGGATAAACGGCTATGAAAAGATAGAACCCAGGGTTATAAGCTTGCCCGCCGTGAACACTGGCTGGAACAGAAAGCAGCTTTTCAGGAAAGAGATTTCTCACTTCATGAAAGGAATGGGATTTGACGAGATTGTGAGTTTTTCTTTCCTGAACTCTGAAAAGATGAGAAAATGGCCTGTTGTAAAAAGAGAACCGATCCTTCTTACAAATCCCATCTCTTCGGATATGGACGCGATGCGATACACGCTCTTTCACAGCATGATTCAGGTGCTGTCTGAGAATTTCAAGAGACAGAACAGAAATCTCAAACTCTTTGAGATCGGGAAGATCTACTACAGAGAGGGCGGTGAGTACAGAGAAGTTGAAACGTTGTCGGCCGCGGCCTGTGGACTGGAGAATCCAGACGACTACACCGACAAAAGGAAGGTATCTTTCTATACAGTGAAAGGAATTCTTGACGAGCTGTTTCAAAGATACGGCGTACGTGCCGAGTACAGAGAAGCAGAACTGACAGGGTTCTTCCCGACGAGAACCGCTCGTATCTTCTCTGAGGGAAAAGAACTTGGGTTTCTGGGAATGGTCGATCCAAAGCTTCTTGATGAATATGACGTTAAAGAAGAAACTTACTTCTTTGAAATTGATCTGGAGACATTCATGGAGCTTGCTTCAGAGGAACCTGCTTATAGACCCACCCCGAAATTCCCTGCTGTTCGAAGAGACGTTTCCTTTTTGCTTCCAAGAGGATTCAAATCCCTCGAAATACTGAACCTCTTCAGAAAAGTGGGTGAGTCTCTCGTGGAAGAGGTGGGAGTGTTCGACGTTTACGAAGGAAAGGGCGTCCCGGAAGGTATGGTGAGTGTTACCTTCTATGTGATATTCAGACATCCAGAAAGAACACTGACGGATGAAGAGGTGAATCAGATCTTCGAAAGAATGGTTCAGCGTGCAGAAGAGAAATTCGGCGTGAAGAGAAGATTCTAAAAAAAGAGGGGCTATTGCCCCTCTTCTGTTTTTGTGTTCAAAAGTCCTTTGAGGATCATTTCCTGTATACTCTGAAGCAACTTCTGGTCTTTCGGAACGTCTCCCATCGAATTGACTATGAGTTCTGCGGCGGCTCGCGAGTCCAGATCCTTCGGTACGTAGTTTTGCTCTTTTCCTTCATCTATCAACTTCTCAACCCGTTTTATGAAGTTTTCGTATCTTTCTCTCAAAACCGACCACTTTTCTTTCTCCTCGAAGCGGATCGTTGTTTTCTCCTTCTCTATTATTTCGTTCAGTACCGACTTGTTCAACACGAAGTCAACGTACGACTTCAAGAACTTTTTGATCTTGGCAAAGTAGGAGTTCGTCTCCTTTGTAACGGTGAAGAGATGGTTTTCCAGTTCTTCTAAAGCCTCTCTCCAGACCTCTTCAAATAGTTTGTCCTTGCTCGGGAAATAGTAGTATATGAGAGCCTTTTTCACACCTGCCTCTCGTGCGATTTCCTCCATGCTGACACCGTCGTATCCATACTTTGAAAAGGCCTTCTTCGCTGCCTCCAGTATCTTTCTCCTTGTTTCAGAGCCCAATTTGACCCCTCCATCTCAATCCCTGTAACGTTTGTCCACCGCAAGGAGCTTTTCTTTGTCTGCGTACCTTCTCATTCTCACTTCGTAGTTATAAACACCTCTGTTTGCCGGGTATATTTCGGAGTATCCTTCCTCGTACCAGAGTTTGTCTGCGTACTTCTTCCATTCGGCAGCGAGTTTGTCGATCTCGGGTGCAAGTTCGGTGATGATTCTCTCAGAACCCTCATGTTGAGGCTTTGCGTTGAATGACTTCACCATGGCTCTGAACACCTTCGGGTTGTCTATTATTGGGCATGGTCTGAAGAGGTTGTCACTGTAGGGAATCATTCGTTTGTATGCCTCGAAGAACGGTGACCTAAGAATGTCGATGAGTTTCTTTTCACGGATGCTGTCAACGGCGAACTGCTGGAAGACGCAGGGTTCCACATATCCTTTTGCGTTTATGTGGAGATATTTGGCACCCGCCGCAAGACAACCGTTGGTGAGGAATCCATGGTTCCAGAAATCGGCAACGAAGGCGAATCTTCCACTGAGCCTGATCTGTTCGAGTTTGTGGAACCTCTCGTATCTCTGTTTTGGCGTGGGAACGAGGTCCATGGATGGGTTCATTCCAACGGGCATGAACTGGTACACCCAGACGTAGGAGACACCTTGTTCTTTCAGGAAGTCCCAGAACTCATCTTTCATAAGGGTATCGTGGTTCATTCTGGTTGCTGTTACGGAAGCTCCAAAGATTACACCATATCTTCTCAATCTTTCCCACGCTTCGAGGATCTTTTTGAATATGCCTCTTCCTCTTCTCCAGTCTGTGTCTGTTTCGAAACCTTCCACCGAAATGGAGAGCGTCACGTTTCCAAGTTCCGATAGTTTCTTTGCTGTTTCTTCCTTTATCAACGTTCCATTCGTATAGACAAGGAAATAGCTGTCCTTGAACTCTTCAAAGATGTCCATCAGGTGCGGCCAGAAGAAGGGTTCTCCTCCTGTGATGATGAAGAAGTATATTCCGAGGTCGTTGGCCTGTCTCAAAATGTCTCTGACTTCGTCGTGGGAAAGTTCGTACTTTCTGCCATAGAGTCCTGCATAGCATCCAACACAGTTCAAGTTACATGCGTAGGTGGGACTCAGAACGAGGAGTTTTGGAAGGACGGTTTTGTACTCGTGCATCTTCTCCTGCCTTATGGGTTCTCCGAGTGCGAACTCGTTGATGATCAGGTTGTTTATAACCCCTTCTACACATTTTGGACTCGCTTTTTTGAAGACGTTGACCCATGACATCACCATGGGATGTCTTTCTTTGGCGAGGTCTGCAAGTTTTCGAAGGCCACTCTTCGAGGGTTCTTTCGTGAACATACTGAGGGTTCCGAATATCTTTCCTAGGGTTTCCACATCGGCGTTTCTCACAAAAGATCCGACGAGTTTTCCTGCCTGTCGATAGATCATTCCTTTGATTCCACCTACTGGCATTGAATCACCTCCATCTTTTTTTACTTACCGGTCGGTAAAAGATTCTATGCCCACAAGATGAAATATACATTGCGCGTTTGTTACTTTATGTTGTATCTGGAGAGATTTATCGCACAGATGGCTTCATCTTTCTCGTAACCTTTCAACAGATAATACGCCTTGCATCCTCCTCCGCATTCTTTCAAAACTGGACACGCCGAACATGATTCGGGAGAGGGCAAGGGTTTGTATTCGTTCCATATTTCGGAAAACTTCTTTTCTCGCACATTTCCCATGTAGTACTCTTTGTTGTACCTGAAATGTCCGCATGGTACGACGGTTCCTTCAACGAGTATCGAGGCATGGGTGATACCGGCGGAGCAAGGGGCACCGGATATGGATTCTTCCACGTAGAACGTCAGCCGGTCTCTGTAAGTATTTACAACTTCGAGAACGTATCTTATGGCCCTTTTCCATTCTTCAGGATTCATATCCAGTTCTTTCGCGTGGACCATTCCTCTTCCAACCGGGATGAACCTGTCCACGTACAGAGCATTGACTCCCAGTTTCAGGGCTAGTTTTACCATGTCTTCGAACTTTCTCCAGTTCATTCTGTTTATCACGTTGAGTATCGTGACCTGAAAACCCTCGTTTATGAAATTTTTGATGCCCTCGACCGCTCTTTCGAAGTTGCCCTTTCCTCTCACATAATCGTTCGTCTCAGGATCTGGTCCCTCCAGCGATACACCAATCAGTACATATGGATTGGCTCTTTTTATTTTCTGAACCATTTCTCTGGTGGCAAGGGATCCGTTCGTGTTTATCATGAGTCTTTGACCTATCTCTCTGCCGAAGGCAAGTATGTCAAGAAGCCTTGGATGGAGAAGTGGCTCACCTCCCACAAGATCCAGGGCCCACACGTCGAGTTTCCTCAAGTCGATCATCAGTTCTTTTATCTCCTCGAAACTCAACTCGCCTGGATGAGGCTCTCCCGCTTCGCAGTAACAGTGCTTGCATCTGAAGTTGCATCTTGTTGTCAACTCGTACTCTACTATGAATGGGGGTTTTCGCATTCAATCACCTCCAGATAGATTTTAACTCCTGGGATAGATCTGAAAGGAGAGGACTCTAATTGTAATGATCCTTACAAGTCCAATTAAAGGTTTGGGAATAAAATCTATCGTGAGGTGATGCCACTTGGGAAAAAAGGTGTCCAAGAATCCCAGAGTACTCTCACAGATAGAACTCCTCAGAATGATGGCCGGTGGAGATGAGAATGCCCTCAGGGAAATAAAGAGAAGGCTGGGTTTTGATGAAAAGAAAGAAAGAGAGAACAATGAAAGACGAAAGATCTCCGATAACGTTTGATCATTTCTCTGTTTTCGCCAACGGAGAGCAAATTTTAGAAGATATCACCATTTCCTTTGTTAAAGGAATAAATGTTCTGTATGGGTCCCGGGGTTCAGGTAAATCCACCCTTCTTCGAGCGGTTGTCAAGTTGAATGATGAAATACTGGAAGGTGTGACGGAAGGCGGAACGGTTTATCTTTTCGGACAGGATGTGAGAGAACTCGATGACACCTATGTAAGAAAGAAGGCTCTGTACCTTGATACGAGTTTCATCGACGCCATGAACCATTACAGTTTCGAAGAGTTTTTGGGGTTGAGTTTGAAGAAGAAGGTGGATCTTGAAAAAATCTCCGAAAGACTGGATGATCTGGGAATATTGAGAATGCTGACGCTGGGACGCAAAACCCCCCTTTCTGTTTTTTCACCCGCCGAAAAGATTTCCCTCCTCCTTTTCATACTGGAACAGAAGCAACCCGAGATCATACTGATGGATTGTCTGCTGGATCACCTCGACGATGAAAATCTTGAAAGAATCATCGGTACGTTCTTCAAGATGAAAAAAGATAGGACCTTCATCATTTCCACACGCATCCTCCAGAGGTTTCTCTACATTGCGGATTTGTTGGTGATGTTGAATGATGGTAGAATCAATTATACGGGAACTCCCAGAGATTTTGTTTTGAAGATGTGAAGAACCGTTTCACGAACGAGGTGATCCTATGGTACTGACCGTCACGTTGAATCCCGCACTGGACCGGGAGATCTTCATAGACGATTTCCAGGTGAACAAATTATACAGGTTGAGAGATCTGAGCAGGTCTCAAATGACACCTGGTGGAAAAGGAATAAACGTTTCCGTAGCCCTTTCAAGGCTCGGGGTTCCTTCAGTAGCCACCGGATTCGTGGGAGGTCACATAGGACGAATTCTTGTAGAGGAACTACGGAAGATCTCGAATCTGATCACCACGAATTTTGTTTACGTGGATGGGGAGACGAGGGAGAACATAGAGATCATAGACGAAAAGAATCAAACCATAACGGCCATAAATTTTCCTGGTCCAGAAATCGGTGAAGATGATCTGAATCATTTTTTGAGAAGGTACAGGATGACCCTCTCGAAGGTCGATTGTGTGGTCATCTCTGGGAGCATACCACTCGGAGTAAGTGAAGACGTCTGTTACGAACTGGTGAAACTTGCGCGTGAGAAGGGAATCTTTGTCTTTGTGGAACAGGCACCCAGATTGCTCGAAAGAACACTGACAGGTCCGGAGTATCCAAACGTGGTGAAACCGGACTTGAGAGGGAATCATCTGGCACTTTTCGGTATGGAGCTCAAAACCTTTGAAGACTACGTTCGGCTTGCAGAGAAGATAGCAGAAAAATCTCAGGTCGCAGTTGTCTCCTACGAGGTGAAAAACGATATAGTTGCCACAAAGGACGGTGTGTGGATCATAAAATCGAAAGGGGAGATAGATGCGTCCCATCTGCTCGGTGCGGGAGATGCTTACGTAGCCGGAATGGTTTACTATTTCGTCACCCACGGAGCGAATTTCCTGGAGATGGCAAAGTTTGGTTTTGCTTCTGCACTCGCTGCAACAAGGAGAAAAGAAAAATACATGCCGGATCTCGAGGCAATAAAAAAGGAATACGATCACTTCACCGTGGAGAGGGTGAAGTAAATGAGAGTGAAGGATGCCGTTATTTATGATATATCAGCTGTATTCGAAGATGAAACTGTGGAAACGGTCATAAAACTTCTGTCAAGGCAGAATCTCTCTGGAATACCCGTTGTCGACCACGACATGCGAGTTGTGGGGTTTGTCAGTGAGAGTGATCTGATAAAGGCCCTGGTTCCCAGTTATTTTTCTCTTCTCAGATCCGCTTCTTTCATCCCGGACACCAACCAGTTGATCAGAAATATAGTCAAAATAAAGGACAAACCCATATCGAATTACATGAGCAAACCACCTGTTGTGGTGAAGGAGGACGACCCTCTCATAGTGGCGGCGGATTATCTCATAAGACATGGTTTCAAGGCACTACCTGTGGTCGATGATAGTATGCAACTTGTCGGTATCGTCAGAAGGATAGACATTCTGAAAGTGGTTTCGGAGGGGAAGCTTGAGATATGAGAACGGTGAGAATCGAGACCTTTGGATGTAAGGTGAACCAGTACGAAAGTGAATACATGGCCGAACAGCTCGAAAAGGCCGGCTATACCGTTTTGCCGGCTGGTGAGGCTTCTTATTACATAATAAACTCCTGCGTGGTCACCCAGGAAGTGGAGAAAAAGGTAAGAAGGCTAGTTAAAAGCATACGAAGGAAGAACAGGGATGCAAAGATCGTTCTCACAGGATGTTTTGCGCAGCTCTCTCCTGAAGAGGCAAAGAAGCTTCCCGTGAACATGGTCCTTGGAATCTCGGAGAAGAAGAACATAGTCGATCATCTCCTCTCTCTGAACGGTGAGCAGAAACTGGTGGTGTCGGCTCCTGACAGTCCTGTCTACGAAAAGGTGAAGGGAAGTTTTGAGGATAGAACGAGAGCCTACATAAAGGTGGAGGACGGATGTGACAACGGCTGCACTTACTGTGCTATAAGGTTTGCACGTGGAACGAAGGTGAGAAGCAAGCCACTGGAGTTGTTCAAAGAAGAATTCGAGAAGATGGTGATGAAGGGATACAAGGAGATCGTCATCACGGGAGTTAACCTTGGAAAGTACGGGAAGGATATCGGGACCACCCTGGTCGATCTTTTGAAGAGCGTAGAACGTGTTCCCGGCGATTACAGAGTGCGTCTCAGTTCTCTGAACGTAGAGGACATAACGGACGAACTCGTGGAAGTTTTCCGGGACAACCCCAGACTGTGCCCGCATCTCCACATATCTGTTCAGAGTGGTTCAGACAGAGTTCTGAAGAGAATGGGAAGGCGGTACAGTTCCTCCGACTTTCTGAAAGTGGTGGAAAAACTGAGAAGTATCGATCCCGATTTTTCCATAACAACGGATATCATCGTTGGGTTCCCAGGGGAGACGGACGAGGATTTCCTGGAGACTGTGAAACTACTGGAAGAGGTCGAATTCAGCAGAGTTCACATATTCAGGTACTCTCCCAGGCCAGGAACCCCTGCGAGTACCTTTTCCGATGCTGTCCCTGAACACAAGAAGAAAGAACGATTGAACATTTTAAAGGAAAAGGCAAAAGAAGTGTCTCACAGATACAAAAGGCGGACGGTGAACAAGAGGAGGAAAGTTCTTGCAGAGTGGTACATCGCAAAGGGCGTGCTTTCAGGATACGACGAATACTACGTTAAACACGAATTTGTGGGTGACGGTATAGGGATGTTCCACGATGTGAGAGTGAAGTCTCTTTCGGAAGAAGGAGTGATTTCCTGTCGTGTTGATCTGGCAGAAAGGGCGGTTCATTCACGCGGATGAATTCTTTCTGAACTACGAGATGTTTGATGAGGTTTCCCAGGGACTCGTTTATGAAACTCTGCGAACGTACAACAGAGTTCCTTTTGCCGCTTACAAACACTACAATCGACTGATGAGGTCTGTTTCTTTTTTTGATATTCCCTTTTCCATGACATTTGAAGAGTTCGTCGACATACTGAAAAAGGGCACCCGGCAGATCGATCGTGAAAGCAGAATAAAAGTGCTTCTCTCTGTGCAAACTGCTGAGTTGTTCTTTGTTTTTTCGCCGCTGAACATTCCAGACGTCGAAGAGGGAGTGAATGTGAAAATATCGAAGGTCAGAAGGATTCCCGATCTTTCCACACCGCCGAGTTTGAAGATAACCGGAAGAACAGACATTCTGCTTGCTCGAAGGGAGATTGGGGAATATTACGATGTGATTTTGACAGGTGTGAATGGTCAGGTCTGTGAAGGAAGTTTCAGCAACGTTTTTCTGGTGAAAGAAGGAAGGTTGATCACCCCCTCCATCGAATCTGGTATCCTCGATGGCATAACCCGTGAAAACGTGATAAAACTTGCAAACAGATTGGAAATTCCACTGGAAGAAAGATATGTGTGGGTCTGGGAACTGTTTGAGGCAGACGAGATGTTCTTGACCCACACGAGTGTAGGAATCGTTCCTGTGAGGAGGCTCAACGATCATCTGTTTTTCGAGGAAGAACCAGGACCCATAACATCGACGTTGATGGAAAATTTCGAACCCTTCATTTTGAATCTGGAGGAAAACTGGGTGGGAACATGAAGCCTATTGGAAAATTGTTCGAGGAACTTGCGGGTGAAGACCCCCTGTTTTCTGAATTGAAAACGAGGATGCTCTTGATGGACTGGATAAACCTTGTGAGTCCTGTCATTGCCAGACATACGGTGGTGGAGAAGGTTGAAAATGGTATCGTTCATGTCGTCTGTGATGATTCGCTGTGGCTGACCGAACTTTCTCTTCAGAAGGACAGAATTCTTCAAATACTCAACGAGAAAGCAGGAAAGAAGATGTTCAGAGACATGGTGTTCAGGAGGGGAAAGATCAATGGAAAAATACTCGGCTGAGAGCATAAAGGTTTTGAAAGGGTTGGAACCCGTTCGAATGCGCCCTGGAATGTACATCGGCTCTACAGGAAAGCGCGGTTTGCACCACCTTGTGTACGAGGTGGTCGACAACAGTGTCGATGAGTCTCTTGCGGGCTACTGCGACTGGATCAAAGTAACACTGCATGAGGATGGCAGTGTTGAGGTTGAGGATAACGGAAGGGGTATTCCTGTCGACGTTCATCCGGAGGAAGGAAGAAGCGCTCTTGAAGTGGTTTTCACCGTTCTTCATGCAGGAGGAAAGTTTTCCAAAGATTCCTACAAAATAAGTGGTGGACTCCATGGTGTGGGAGTTTCTGTGGTGAACGCACTTTCTGAATGGCTCGAGGTGAGAGTTCATCGAGACGGTAAGATCTACAGACAGAGGTACGAAAGGGGAAGATCGGTCACACCTGTTGAGGTGATCGGTGAAACTGACAAACACGGTACAGTCGTCCGGTTCAAACCGGATCCTCTTATATTCTCTGAGACCGAATTCGATCCCGACATACTCGAACACAGGTTGAGAGAAATCGCCTTTCTCGTACCGGGATTGAAAATAGAGTTCGAAGACAGAATAAACAACGAGAAGAAAACGTTCAAATTCGATGGTGGTCTGATAGAATTCGTGAAGTATCTGAATCGTGGAAAAAAGGTGCTCCATGACGTGGTGTATCTGAAGAGAACGGAGAAAGTCAAAGTCAAAGACAAAGAAGACGAGGTAGTCGTGGAAATCGCCTTTCAGTACACTGATTCTTATTCAGAGGAGATTCTTTCCTTTGCGAACACCATAAAAACTGTCGATGGAGGAACACACGTTACAGCCTTCAAAACAACTCTCACGAGGCTGATGAACGAATATGGAAGAAAACATAACTTTTTGAAGAACGGAGACTCCTTCCAGGGAGATGACGTACGAGAGGGGCTCACCGCTGTTATAAGTGTGTATGTGAAGAACCCGGAGTTTGAGGGGCAGACCAAGTCAAAGCTCGGCAACGAAGAAGTGAAAGAAGCGGTGAACAGGGCAATGAGGGAGGAGTTGAAGAAGATTTTCGACGCCAGCCCCGATCTTGTCAGGACAATACTGTCGAAGATAATGAACACAAAACAGGCAAGGG
This genomic window from Thermotoga sp. SG1 contains:
- a CDS encoding radical SAM protein translates to MRKPPFIVEYELTTRCNFRCKHCYCEAGEPHPGELSFEEIKELMIDLRKLDVWALDLVGGEPLLHPRLLDILAFGREIGQRLMINTNGSLATREMVQKIKRANPYVLIGVSLEGPDPETNDYVRGKGNFERAVEGIKNFINEGFQVTILNVINRMNWRKFEDMVKLALKLGVNALYVDRFIPVGRGMVHAKELDMNPEEWKRAIRYVLEVVNTYRDRLTFYVEESISGAPCSAGITHASILVEGTVVPCGHFRYNKEYYMGNVREKKFSEIWNEYKPLPSPESCSACPVLKECGGGCKAYYLLKGYEKDEAICAINLSRYNIK
- the mtaB gene encoding tRNA (N(6)-L-threonylcarbamoyladenosine(37)-C(2))-methylthiotransferase MtaB; this translates as MRTVRIETFGCKVNQYESEYMAEQLEKAGYTVLPAGEASYYIINSCVVTQEVEKKVRRLVKSIRRKNRDAKIVLTGCFAQLSPEEAKKLPVNMVLGISEKKNIVDHLLSLNGEQKLVVSAPDSPVYEKVKGSFEDRTRAYIKVEDGCDNGCTYCAIRFARGTKVRSKPLELFKEEFEKMVMKGYKEIVITGVNLGKYGKDIGTTLVDLLKSVERVPGDYRVRLSSLNVEDITDELVEVFRDNPRLCPHLHISVQSGSDRVLKRMGRRYSSSDFLKVVEKLRSIDPDFSITTDIIVGFPGETDEDFLETVKLLEEVEFSRVHIFRYSPRPGTPASTFSDAVPEHKKKERLNILKEKAKEVSHRYKRRTVNKRRKVLAEWYIAKGVLSGYDEYYVKHEFVGDGIGMFHDVRVKSLSEEGVISCRVDLAERAVHSRG
- a CDS encoding HPP family protein, with product MRVKDAVIYDISAVFEDETVETVIKLLSRQNLSGIPVVDHDMRVVGFVSESDLIKALVPSYFSLLRSASFIPDTNQLIRNIVKIKDKPISNYMSKPPVVVKEDDPLIVAADYLIRHGFKALPVVDDSMQLVGIVRRIDILKVVSEGKLEI
- a CDS encoding 1-phosphofructokinase family hexose kinase, which translates into the protein MVLTVTLNPALDREIFIDDFQVNKLYRLRDLSRSQMTPGGKGINVSVALSRLGVPSVATGFVGGHIGRILVEELRKISNLITTNFVYVDGETRENIEIIDEKNQTITAINFPGPEIGEDDLNHFLRRYRMTLSKVDCVVISGSIPLGVSEDVCYELVKLAREKGIFVFVEQAPRLLERTLTGPEYPNVVKPDLRGNHLALFGMELKTFEDYVRLAEKIAEKSQVAVVSYEVKNDIVATKDGVWIIKSKGEIDASHLLGAGDAYVAGMVYYFVTHGANFLEMAKFGFASALAATRRKEKYMPDLEAIKKEYDHFTVERVK
- a CDS encoding radical SAM protein is translated as MPVGGIKGMIYRQAGKLVGSFVRNADVETLGKIFGTLSMFTKEPSKSGLRKLADLAKERHPMVMSWVNVFKKASPKCVEGVINNLIINEFALGEPIRQEKMHEYKTVLPKLLVLSPTYACNLNCVGCYAGLYGRKYELSHDEVRDILRQANDLGIYFFIITGGEPFFWPHLMDIFEEFKDSYFLVYTNGTLIKEETAKKLSELGNVTLSISVEGFETDTDWRRGRGIFKKILEAWERLRRYGVIFGASVTATRMNHDTLMKDEFWDFLKEQGVSYVWVYQFMPVGMNPSMDLVPTPKQRYERFHKLEQIRLSGRFAFVADFWNHGFLTNGCLAAGAKYLHINAKGYVEPCVFQQFAVDSIREKKLIDILRSPFFEAYKRMIPYSDNLFRPCPIIDNPKVFRAMVKSFNAKPQHEGSERIITELAPEIDKLAAEWKKYADKLWYEEGYSEIYPANRGVYNYEVRMRRYADKEKLLAVDKRYRD
- a CDS encoding ATP-binding cassette domain-containing protein encodes the protein MKRKKERTMKDERSPITFDHFSVFANGEQILEDITISFVKGINVLYGSRGSGKSTLLRAVVKLNDEILEGVTEGGTVYLFGQDVRELDDTYVRKKALYLDTSFIDAMNHYSFEEFLGLSLKKKVDLEKISERLDDLGILRMLTLGRKTPLSVFSPAEKISLLLFILEQKQPEIILMDCLLDHLDDENLERIIGTFFKMKKDRTFIISTRILQRFLYIADLLVMLNDGRINYTGTPRDFVLKM